A stretch of Lathyrus oleraceus cultivar Zhongwan6 chromosome 6, CAAS_Psat_ZW6_1.0, whole genome shotgun sequence DNA encodes these proteins:
- the LOC127096543 gene encoding uncharacterized protein LOC127096543 yields the protein MVNRDQDADEVIHRVMRENMMENDLTSMIERIMAQNGLNTGLRRPNYSSPLSEYVLQTELPRGCKIPKFTKFSGDTSESTIEHIARYMTEAGDLANSENLRMKYFPSSLTKNAFTWFTTLPPNSKYAWPQLERLFHEQFYMGQTKISLKELASIKRKFTEPIDDYLNRFCLLKSRCFTIVPEHELVEMAAGGLDYSIRKKTNKNYKKERVAYVEFEDEESEITEDPYGLEEFEVDLAELKEAPPYTCKLLTPSNGRNPVETEKNDRFPKKTYTFDVTKCDKIFDLLVKDGQMIIPRFLR from the exons ATGGTTAATAGAGACCAGGATGCAGACGAAGTAATTCATAGAGTCATGCGGGAAAACATGATGGAAAATGACCTAACCAGTATGATAGAGAGAATCATGGCCCAGAATGGTCTAAACACAGGACTTCGACGGCCAAATTATTCTTCTCCTCTATCAGAATATGTCCTGCAAACAGAATTACCAAGGGGTTGTAAAatccctaagttcaccaaattctcagggGATACTAGTGAATCCACTATAGAGCATATAGCTAGGTACATGACTGAGGCAGGGGATTTGGCGAACAGTGAGAACTTGAGGATGaaatatttccctagttcttTAACAAAGAACGCCTTCACGTGGTTTACGACTTTGCCACCAAATTCAAAATATGCTTGGCCCCAGTTAGAAAGATTGtttcatgaacaattctacatgggccAAACTAAGATAAGCCTTAAGGAACTAGCCAGCATCAAGAGAAAATTCACCGAACCTATAGATGATTATCTGAATAGGTTCTGTTTGTTAAAGTCTAGATGCTTTACAATAGTGCCTGAACacgagttggtcgaaatggccgctggCGGTTTGGACTACTCCATCAGGAAAAA AACAAATAAGAATTATAAGAAAGAGAGGGTTGCTTATGTCGAATTCGAAGACGAAGAGTCTGAAATTACTGAAGACCCCTATGGTCTTGAAGAATTCGAAGTAGATTTGGCAGAATTAAAAGAAGCACCACCCTACACCTGCAAATTACTTACACCGTCGAATGGCAGAAATCCTGTCGAAACTGAAAAAAACGATAGATTTCCCAAAAAGACTTACACATTTGATGTTACGAAATGTGACAAGATCTTCGATCTATTAGTAAAAGATGGCCAAATGATAATACCAAGATTCCTCCGTTAG